The genomic stretch AAAGCTCGTCCGCCAGGCCTGCCCGCAGCAGTGTGGCTGGTGTAGCCGGCAGATCGCCTCGCGCCTCTTTGCGATCGCAACCGGTAGTTCCTGAATGAGATGCCCGCACCAGTGCGCCGACCATTCCGCGATAGTCCGCGCGACCACTTCACGGTCGCGCGCAGCATCGGCGAGGTGATCGGAAACCGGGTTGCCAGATACCGGGTCACAGGCACCGTGGAGTTGGCCAATACAGACGGGACAGGTGCCGTCGTCGACATGCTCATGGTCATGCATCCAAGTGGAAACCTTGGCGTAGAGCTGCGCACGGCGCGCGCGATCGGGGGCACTCTCCAGCTGTGCCAAGGTTGTGGCTTCGGCCTCTACCTGCGCCAGCAAAGCGACGACCGCGGCGACATCATTGGAGTCCACCGAGAGCGATGATAGTCGGGCAATCGATGGTAGCTCGCCCGCAGTTTTCAGCCGTTCGATAGCAGGCAGGATACTCGCTTCAAGGTCATCGCGCGCCTGTTTATTCTCGGCGTCGAAGCCGTCGCCCAGAACTTCCTGCGCATTCCTAAGCGCCGCTGCCTTCAGATCGACAAAATGCGTGCCAATCGCGCCAATCCGGTCTCTGGCTTGCGCATCGGTCACGGCAGGCGCGTCACCTTCAAATGCAATTGCCGGTGTCTCGGCGATGACGGCGGCGAGATCGTCGACAGCCTGCTGATACTGGTCTGCGATTCCATCGCGCTGGGATTCGAGCTCCGGCGTCGCTGTCTTCCTGATCCGCACTGCCATTTTCTCGGTATGCTTCGCGAGATCGACGAGGTCTGCAAGTCCGGTCAGGCGCGCCACGGATTCGCCAAGTTGGGATGCCGAGCCTACCGCCAGAAACGGCAGCAGTGCAGGCATCGTTGTGGCGATCCGCCACGCGATCGGATCGATTCCGTCGAGGTCGGGCGGAGTCTCATTGAGCTTTCCGCGCGATGACCGGGTCTGGCTGCGCCGGAGCGGGGGCAGAGGCGCGCCGTCGCCATCGGCAAAGGTAACCTCAACCCAGCTGTCCGCCGGGATAGGTTGCCCGTCGGGGGTAGTTCGGTTGATTTTTGGGG from Croceicoccus naphthovorans encodes the following:
- a CDS encoding ATP-binding protein, yielding MRTLWLTTPAASRDIHLLTTDALLADLIGGRAVTLGNGEQLTLASDDARAVLDWYRRNRAKWQGNLSVGDTEAVIDTIGTPPPTILATADAAPASPTRVLRLVRVEAHRFAGLHAYGRVTEPPASFVFEPGKPITLLEGVNGSGKTSIANALVWCLTGQLIRSQRAPEDGTLDFACEIARDDHSVSTHPNVGHHADAPKINRTTPDGQPIPADSWVEVTFADGDGAPLPPLRRSQTRSSRGKLNETPPDLDGIDPIAWRIATTMPALLPFLAVGSASQLGESVARLTGLADLVDLAKHTEKMAVRIRKTATPELESQRDGIADQYQQAVDDLAAVIAETPAIAFEGDAPAVTDAQARDRIGAIGTHFVDLKAAALRNAQEVLGDGFDAENKQARDDLEASILPAIERLKTAGELPSIARLSSLSVDSNDVAAVVALLAQVEAEATTLAQLESAPDRARRAQLYAKVSTWMHDHEHVDDGTCPVCIGQLHGACDPVSGNPVSDHLADAARDREVVARTIAEWSAHWCGHLIQELPVAIAKRREAICRLHQPHCCGQAWRTSF